From Manihot esculenta cultivar AM560-2 chromosome 18, M.esculenta_v8, whole genome shotgun sequence:
GAATTAGCTTATACCCTTCAATCTCTCCACTTTCAAATCTCTCTGGCATGAAGGCAGTTGGCTCTGACCATAGCTTAGGGTCTCTGTGAATGGTCCATAGATTGACCAGCAACATTGTGCCTTGTGGCACATCAAAGCCACAGACTTTACAGTCATTGGAAGATTCATGTGGCAACAGAAGGGGAAGTACTGGATACAATCGAAATGCCTCATGGATTACATTTTGCAGGTAATTCAGCTTTGATAGGTCTGCTTCAACTAGTAGACGGTCTATTCCAACAACGGTGTCTATCTCAGCCACTGCCTTTTTCAATGCTTCTGGATGGTTGAGGAGGAGTGACATCGCCCATTCCATGGTAGTTGCTGAAGTTTCTGATCCGGCAACCAGCATAGTCTGCAACCATGTTCGTATTATAGAAATTCAGGAAATTCCTAGAAAATACTGAAAAACTGAAGTTTGAATAATTGGGAAATTGTAAACATAGCTTCGAGGAACAAAAGGTGGGCTAATCATACATCTTGCAAGGTAACAATTTCGGGTCCAatcaattttattcaaattttcataattaggAATTAGCCACATCTGGTACCAggaagtattttattttttcctttacaagaaaaagagaagaaattaCGGTTCTTGTTGTTGTTGATAGTGTTTCATACGAACATGTTAAAGTCTATTGGAGGACTTAAGGCCAAAACTTATATTCCTACGTGTGTGTGTGGACACTCAAGCTCCCCAGTTCATATATGCACGATATAATTACTTGacatgaaaagaagaaaaaacaagGCAAAGTTAAAATCCAGGAACTAGCTGTGAAGGTGTGTGTACGTAAGTATATTTACCAGGACAACAGCTTTGATATTCAAATCAGTATAGAGTTCTGGTTGTGTCTCTTGCAGTGATATCATGACATCAATCAATGTCATCTTCCTTCCGCCTGATGACACCAAGGACGCTTCATTCCTCATTTTCTTGTGCTCATCAACCAGGTACTGCAAAAAGGTATCCATTTTCTTCATCAATCTTTTCATTCTTCTCTCCACGCCTTGAAAATCAACCCATTGCAGCACTGGGAAAAGATCATTCAAATTCATGGTCCCATGGATTTCTACAAATTCTCTCATAATATCCCGAAATTCAATTGCTTCTTTATCTACTACATCCTTCCCATAATACCGTTTTCCTGCCACCATCCTCATCATAACATTGAAAGCAAGATCAACAAACTTGGATGACAGCTTCATTTTAACCTCTTTTTCACTTGAGTCCTGGAATAATTGCTTTGTCAGTAGCAGGACCTCTTCTTGCCTAATATTGGTAAACATGGCAAGACGAGCAGTAGAGAAAAGCTCCAAGAACGCTAGCCGTCTAAGGTTGCGCCACTGTTCTCCATAGGAGGACAATCCTATTGTCCTGTAGTTGTAATTCAGGTGTTTTCCAGCAATCAAGCGCGGGCGATTTGCGAAGATGATATCATTAGTTGTGAAGCACTCCTCAACTGCAGCTGGCGAAGAAACTACTAGGACTTTACGACTCCCAAATCGGAGAAGCAACACAAGCCCATATTTTGCAGATAGCTCATCAAGTGTTCGATGAAATGGTTCCTTCAGCAAATGGAGATGCCCAATAATTGGTAGAGAAGGGGGACTGGGAGGGTAATTTTTATTGTTTCGATGTTTTTGTACAAACAATTTTG
This genomic window contains:
- the LOC110605837 gene encoding cytochrome P450 81Q32, which translates into the protein MEVGSWLSLAILLILVFVSKLFVQKHRNNKNYPPSPPSLPIIGHLHLLKEPFHRTLDELSAKYGLVLLLRFGSRKVLVVSSPAAVEECFTTNDIIFANRPRLIAGKHLNYNYRTIGLSSYGEQWRNLRRLAFLELFSTARLAMFTNIRQEEVLLLTKQLFQDSSEKEVKMKLSSKFVDLAFNVMMRMVAGKRYYGKDVVDKEAIEFRDIMREFVEIHGTMNLNDLFPVLQWVDFQGVERRMKRLMKKMDTFLQYLVDEHKKMRNEASLVSSGGRKMTLIDVMISLQETQPELYTDLNIKAVVLTMLVAGSETSATTMEWAMSLLLNHPEALKKAVAEIDTVVGIDRLLVEADLSKLNYLQNVIHEAFRLYPVLPLLLPHESSNDCKVCGFDVPQGTMLLVNLWTIHRDPKLWSEPTAFMPERFESGEIEGYKLIPFGAGRRACPGAALARQVIGLGLGALIQAFEWGRIGDEEIDLTEGTGLSMPKAEPLEALCKPRQAVINLLSAL